The region TTATATCAAATACTACCAAACCTCCTGAACCATCTGCTACGTATAAATATTCATCTCCACTTAAGTCAAAAGCACCGTCTACTGCATATGGATAAACATCGTATGCATATCCACTTGTTTCTGTATTTGTTGTATTTAGTAAAGCTATATCATTTTCATCTTCAAATGGTGTATCATTATCACCAGCATCAGCATCTATTACCGCTAAACCTTTAGGACCATCTGCTACATATATCATAAATTCTTCGTTCGCTGGTGTTCCTCCGTCATTATGATGTACATAATATACTGATCTTGCGTATCCCGGTGTATCTACTGTTTTAATAAGGGTAGGATTTGCTATATTTGATAAATTAACTCCTGCATCATATATTTTTACACCTGCATCTCCATCTGCTACTATTAAATATCTATCTTCTGCTACAAAAACATTCCTTGCTATTGAACCAATGTTATATTCCCCTAATAAACTCATGTTATTAACATTTATTGTTTTTAAACCTTTGAAACTATCTCCTACAAAACCGGTTCCTCCATCAACTACTATTCCTTTTGCATATCCATCTGTATTATATTTCCCTACATATCCAAATGTTGTTTTATCTAATTTTACTATCCCATTTGATCCATCTGCTACATATACATAATTTCCTTCTACTTCTATTTTTTCTGCATAACCTGCTGTATCATAATTCGTTTCCACTACTGGTGCTGTTTTATCTGTTATGTCTACTTTATATACACCACTTTCTCCTCCTGCTACATATGCTACTTCTCCATCTATTTTTATATCTTTTACATCTACTATATCTGTTAATGTACTTATTATTTGTGGATTTGTTACATCTGTTATGTCTACTATAACCATTCCTCCAGAACCTGTTGCTACATATGCAGCTGTCCCATCTACCGTTACTGATTTCGAATCTCCGCTTAATGTTAAATGTGATTTTAATGTTAATGTGAATGTTCCAGTTGGATTATCATCGGAATCTGCTGTATCACCTGCTGTAGAGTTAAATTGTACTATGTATAATCCTTGTGCTCCTGCTGCTACTAATATGTATTTGTTACTCCCATCTGTTTTGTATGCCAATCCTTTTGCTTTATCTCCTAAATAAAATGGCGATAAACTTGTATCTTCTTCTAAATCCCATACCCCTGCTGCTGTGTTGTCATAATATAATACTGTTAATCCCTTATCTCCTTCTGCTACTGCTATATATTTGTCATTTGCTCCATCTATTTTCAATACGTCATATACATATCCTTCTAAATCTATTATATTATCATTACCTGAACCATCTTGTTCAACTTCCGGATCAGATAACGTACTTACATCCATTACAAATACTCCTTCTTCTCCTCCTGCTACAAAGATCTTATCTAATGTTTCTGTTGAGAAACTATATGTTGTACTTGATCCAGGTAAATATGCTTCTCCACCTTTTCCATCTTTTGCTACTACTTTCCAATAATATGTAGTTCCTCTATCTAAAGATAATGTACTCGTTTGAGAATTACTTAAATTACTTGCTATTCTTACACTTGCATCTAAATTATTTACTAATGTTTGATCTGTCCCTAAATATACATCGTACGTTATTGTATCTCCTTCTGCATCTGTTGCA is a window of Marinitoga sp. 1197 DNA encoding:
- a CDS encoding LVIVD repeat-containing protein, yielding VKNYSNKTVVIFSKAQRDIVKGEKLFSIKRNYLNPEQSKIITQAAIFDEENNKIITKATAPYQDGLSVSDANALRSGDEASIVIHAKNISGVESFQIDLYYPNALLAIDTSKGNNGVELLNTVSSNTLLSDPIDDGGVLKIIFTTQNGTELNLNDEDIVRVYVIAKDVDPKEEGVTSLEATLMNSNLNQISTNTFGGNVVVYDLILLGDFDDPGTAGDERDYQVGIDDFLVFLDHYGTVQGDTYYDKDFDIYPAEIAPIGNWLTDSIYSISVPDGKIDLYDFIIFARNYGKSLPMENSAPVFGAGTLAPADGDSGVSITTALDFPDATDAEGDTITYDVYLGTDQTLVNNLDASVRIASNLSNSQTSTLSLDRGTTYYWKVVAKDGKGGEAYLPGSSTTYSFSTETLDKIFVAGGEEGVFVMDVSTLSDPEVEQDGSGNDNIIDLEGYVYDVLKIDGANDKYIAVAEGDKGLTVLYYDNTAAGVWDLEEDTSLSPFYLGDKAKGLAYKTDGSNKYILVAAGAQGLYIVQFNSTAGDTADSDDNPTGTFTLTLKSHLTLSGDSKSVTVDGTAAYVATGSGGMVIVDITDVTNPQIISTLTDIVDVKDIKIDGEVAYVAGGESGVYKVDITDKTAPVVETNYDTAGYAEKIEVEGNYVYVADGSNGIVKLDKTTFGYVGKYNTDGYAKGIVVDGGTGFVGDSFKGLKTINVNNMSLLGEYNIGSIARNVFVAEDRYLIVADGDAGVKIYDAGVNLSNIANPTLIKTVDTPGYARSVYYVHHNDGGTPANEEFMIYVADGPKGLAVIDADAGDNDTPFEDENDIALLNTTNTETSGYAYDVYPYAVDGAFDLSGDEYLYVADGSGGLVVFDITTQARTADPQYVRTVIDDGNGTSNVGVMMAIGYD